Proteins encoded in a region of the Clostridium beijerinckii genome:
- a CDS encoding GH36-type glycosyl hydrolase domain-containing protein, whose translation MRRNNSYGVRKNVLKELADGFSCIHENFRYFSKLSKNGYKVLGASEWLLDNIYLIEKEYKAIKIEMPIDYFKRLSSIGNVNYNRNKDNHANEDNENKELIPRIFVVAKDYINNGNEIDCDKLISYINGLQGDIENGNFNNKEKIFTTGELWAFPLMLKIAIIINLSKYTNELVDIQKEIIRGRDIAEKIIDAINNNKFEEKMGNINVGKNIGPLFLREFFSVLRDNSIEDQRINDLVESKWKVNSDLDKNNIRSDLREEVLERNIGEYITFIRKIEGISWRRFFEETSFVEKILKNDPANIYNSMDFESKDYYRHKLEKMARISNADEITLASNILELARNSKSNKEENYKCHIGYYLIDEGINELKKYGNNIKTTISANTYVACNIFGTLLISFLILLISSLLGVRYTLVQYVISFLIILIPVNEIIIGLTNYTVGKVVDIRLIPKLNFSSGIPKENKTVVVIPAIVNSKEKVKELMKKLEVAYCGNKDKNIYFALLSDFHDFEHETAQEDVEIIKSGVQYARDLNEKYSDDFKNDQGVSENRFFFFSRKRIYNKKQNVFMGRERKRGKLLEFMALIRGGKNHTYNVFSSDIQELKQVKYLITLDEDTFMPRESAFKLVGAMSHILNIPHIKGNRVARGYGIMQPKVSISLEAKNQTYFSKVFGGEEGVDGYSVAYSDTYQDLFGEGSFTGKGIICIDEFYKVLSNSIKDDTVLSHDLLEGGIARCGLLSDVEFIDGYPAFYESSCKRLHRWVRGDWQLIGWLFSNKINLLYKWKIFDNLRRSLLAPNLLLALILSLTVLFGRSQVALLAFLALITPLVFVVTDFVVTPKNKLMGAFKTLEQIVLIVSFIPYQAFLMLDAIIVTLYRVMISKKNLLEWQSAELVEKNSRNNFINYLKRMWIAPIMGLLVLYLSFYSSLGVVTYSVVVAALWIVSPYLAYSISIKRQEHKKNTLRNEEKTYLRKISRRIYAYYEDFVNEENNYLAPDNYQEKPFKGVAHRTSPTNIGMGITSSIAAYDLGYITMAEFVDRIELVLNSMKTLQKVNGHYLNWYDTKTKEPLWPRYVSTVDSGNLLGNLWVLKRAMEELKHNKVIRVKEVTSLNDIYKIIEDEAPNLKLKFSSHINIGEYIKVLNEILFKIQDLKETDQIISLKQKLKSEKDNMNNENNLSDEEQNSIGELKIESEEARYWIDKLIGEVRKKINYYSFIFEGIEKLYSKEFFEGVPDIVELIHRCENYRRKNGDSFRGKFREKINNFKNYIDKIDNIIQDIDKITEEMDFTFLYDKTRGLFSIGYNVEENSLGNSYYDLLASESRIASFVAIAKNDVPYSHWFKLGRSMTNAFHTHSLVSWSGTMFEYFMPSLIMRNYPKTLLSQTYKSVIKAQKSFAKQKKAPWGISESAFYEFDAAENYQYKAFGVPGLGLKRGLEDDLVISPYSTLMAISFDKDSGIKNLKELEKLGALGRYGFIEALDYTKARKDKYIMTLSKSDLLEQNISTNGKNYTQNVDKYEDYVDNYEKIVDNTQDKNTSYMNDKHVDNVNNVDKNDEISRIHMNNDDDSNYDNSSYPQKVNKVATYMVHHLGMSLMALDNILCNDILINRFHDLPEIKSTELLLKEKIPQNVVFERNEDFSVKNRYFEGEVLIPRVFEKVNQDSPQVLLLSNGEYSSMLTVNGNGYSKKNDTMLYRWKGNSTSDDSGMFFYIKNLNSNEYWSSTFEPCKDPGDKYSVEFNLDKAKFSRKDGNIETSMEVSISSEENFEVRKLTLNNKGDNGRSIEITSYMEVTLATFSADVVHPTFSNLFVQTEYDEKESVLIGSRRGRVKNAKIPYIFHKAVVNGDLEGSISYETSRINFIGRNRELKNPKAMDNDKALDNTVGTVLDPIMSIRTRIRLEPNSKKEIYYITGICESKEQILEICRNNNDNSKLERVFKNYSISAQLELKTLGIRSAIANIFQSAASSIFFLTNTRKNREEYIRNISRHQKDLWAYGISGDLPIIMLSIENEEDINLVYTMVKFHNYLRIKGVKLDLIIYNNEEVSYDEPLQKNIMEVIRSSNVGNYLNKAGGIFIHNKATMDVEIKNLLIGISRIYVDNNNPLSSYAYNEKNFNRYMDLDDEGLDSRIALRNNSRFKDKYKNENTNQDTDGENIPYEVYDNDEEVINIHDLIKNINEPEDQDDIDELEIDKKSNQSKKERELVYNSEISSLVDLDLDVSKDSNNYGKNADEDPDVRDLDFFNGYGGFCKKDNSYIIKLSNYRNTPAPWINVISNDDFGFHISEVGSGYTWCGNSRENKITPWSNDYIRDPIGEALYIKDNDSGEYFSITPKPVRDSGDYLIKHSFGYSEYRHTAYNIKGKLEIFAPKNERLKIQRVTLENLSNEDRSISLFYYAKLVLGVYEYDSSRYISTYIGGDESKYKETVDIVNGSSIKNSNEDFTFKNKFIGAHNPYSEYFGKLNAYLTIIGGKELSFTGDNKEFLGIGGETFSPEALKHNRLSNRSGGIYDPCLAAQTSIVLRKGEKKELLILFGQDEKEKIDELISKYKIFGNAESELDKVKQYWSNFLGNIQVKTPDKSLDYLLNGWLLYQTLSCRYLSRSAFYQSGGAYGFRDQLQDSMSLGFVSPEITKAQILRSASRQYVEGDVQHWWHPVVNSGIRTRFSDDLLWLPYVTAEYINSTGDYDILNATAPYLEDEPLREGEDERYTIVNQSSKEGTIYEHCLKAIEKSLKFGIHNIPLMGSGDWNDGMSTVGNEGKGESVWLGWFLYSILESFIQIADKQNDKKTKEHFEERREFIRENLEKNAWDGGWYRRAYFDDGTPLGSRENPECRIDSLAQSWAIISGAGQKERSIEAMEAVDNNLVKKDKGMILLLAPPFSNSKLEPGYIKGYVPGVRENGGQYTHAAVWVILALTKLGLGDKAVSYFNMINPINHAKTELECMTYKVEPYVMAADVYIKEPHAGRGGWSWYTGASGWMYRVGVENILGLRKVQDKGYAINPCIPKSWNEFEIKITNEREDYTIKVSRLNQENINEVNNNQMNNSKNKVNNSEVIRNKNEEINCESRISKQGRNIVNTNNMKVIINGENIKDNIIPRNRGKLDVFVYF comes from the coding sequence TTGAGGAGAAATAATTCTTATGGAGTAAGAAAGAATGTTTTAAAAGAGTTAGCTGATGGATTTTCTTGCATCCATGAAAATTTTAGGTACTTTAGCAAATTATCTAAGAACGGATATAAAGTGCTTGGGGCATCTGAATGGCTTCTTGATAATATATACTTAATAGAAAAAGAGTACAAAGCGATAAAGATTGAGATGCCCATAGATTATTTTAAGAGACTATCTTCTATAGGTAATGTTAATTACAACAGAAATAAAGATAACCATGCAAATGAAGATAATGAAAATAAGGAACTTATTCCGCGCATTTTTGTAGTAGCAAAGGACTATATAAATAATGGAAATGAGATTGATTGTGATAAACTTATATCATATATAAACGGACTTCAAGGCGATATTGAAAACGGAAATTTTAATAATAAAGAGAAGATTTTCACTACAGGAGAATTGTGGGCATTCCCATTAATGCTTAAAATAGCTATAATAATAAATTTATCTAAGTATACTAATGAACTTGTTGATATTCAAAAAGAAATCATAAGAGGAAGAGATATAGCTGAAAAGATAATAGATGCAATTAACAACAATAAATTTGAAGAAAAAATGGGAAATATTAATGTTGGAAAAAATATTGGACCTTTATTTTTAAGAGAATTTTTTAGTGTATTAAGAGATAATTCTATAGAAGATCAAAGAATAAATGATCTTGTAGAATCTAAATGGAAAGTGAATTCTGATTTAGATAAAAATAATATTAGAAGTGATTTAAGAGAAGAAGTTTTAGAAAGAAATATTGGAGAATACATAACCTTTATTAGAAAAATTGAAGGAATAAGCTGGAGAAGATTCTTTGAAGAAACTTCTTTTGTTGAAAAAATACTTAAAAATGATCCGGCGAATATTTATAATAGCATGGATTTTGAATCTAAGGATTATTATAGGCATAAGCTCGAAAAGATGGCTAGAATATCAAACGCAGACGAAATTACTTTAGCTAGTAATATTTTAGAACTTGCAAGAAATAGTAAAAGTAATAAAGAAGAAAATTATAAATGCCATATTGGATATTACTTAATTGATGAGGGAATAAACGAGCTAAAGAAATATGGAAATAATATAAAAACAACTATATCTGCGAATACTTATGTAGCATGCAATATTTTTGGAACACTTTTGATAAGTTTTCTTATTTTATTAATAAGCAGTTTATTAGGAGTTAGATACACTTTAGTACAATACGTGATTTCGTTCCTTATAATATTAATTCCAGTTAACGAAATAATAATTGGACTTACGAATTATACTGTGGGTAAAGTTGTTGATATTAGATTAATCCCAAAATTAAATTTTAGTTCAGGAATTCCTAAAGAAAATAAAACTGTAGTTGTAATACCGGCTATAGTAAATTCTAAAGAGAAAGTTAAAGAACTTATGAAAAAATTAGAAGTAGCATATTGCGGAAATAAGGATAAGAATATTTATTTTGCTTTGCTAAGTGATTTTCATGATTTTGAGCATGAGACTGCTCAAGAAGATGTTGAGATAATTAAATCAGGAGTTCAATATGCTAGAGATTTAAATGAGAAATATTCCGATGACTTTAAAAACGACCAAGGAGTTAGTGAAAATAGATTCTTTTTCTTTAGTAGAAAGAGAATTTATAATAAAAAACAAAATGTATTCATGGGCAGAGAAAGAAAACGTGGAAAGTTACTGGAATTTATGGCTCTTATTAGAGGTGGTAAGAATCATACTTATAATGTTTTTAGCTCGGATATTCAAGAACTAAAACAAGTTAAGTATCTAATTACATTAGATGAAGATACTTTCATGCCTAGGGAAAGTGCTTTTAAACTTGTAGGGGCTATGAGCCATATTCTTAATATTCCTCATATAAAAGGCAATAGAGTCGCAAGAGGATATGGAATAATGCAGCCTAAGGTGAGCATTAGCCTAGAAGCTAAGAATCAAACTTATTTTTCAAAAGTATTTGGAGGAGAAGAAGGAGTTGATGGATATTCCGTTGCTTATTCTGACACTTATCAAGATTTATTTGGAGAAGGGTCCTTTACTGGTAAAGGAATAATATGTATAGATGAATTTTATAAAGTGTTAAGTAATTCTATAAAAGATGATACAGTCTTAAGTCATGATTTGCTTGAGGGTGGCATTGCAAGATGCGGATTATTAAGTGATGTGGAATTTATTGATGGATATCCAGCATTTTATGAATCTAGCTGCAAAAGATTGCATAGATGGGTTAGAGGTGACTGGCAGCTAATAGGATGGTTATTTTCAAATAAAATAAATTTATTATATAAGTGGAAGATATTTGATAATCTAAGAAGAAGTTTATTAGCACCTAATTTACTTCTTGCTCTTATATTATCTCTAACTGTGCTATTTGGAAGAAGTCAGGTTGCACTTCTTGCCTTCTTAGCTTTAATAACTCCATTAGTATTTGTAGTAACAGATTTTGTTGTAACACCTAAAAATAAATTAATGGGAGCATTTAAAACGCTAGAGCAGATAGTGCTGATAGTAAGTTTCATTCCTTATCAAGCTTTTTTGATGCTTGACGCTATAATAGTAACACTATATAGAGTGATGATTTCTAAGAAAAACCTTTTAGAATGGCAGTCAGCAGAACTTGTAGAAAAAAACTCAAGGAATAATTTTATTAATTATTTAAAGAGAATGTGGATCGCTCCTATAATGGGTCTCCTTGTACTATACTTATCATTTTATAGTTCATTAGGAGTAGTTACCTATAGTGTAGTGGTTGCTGCATTGTGGATAGTTAGTCCTTACCTCGCTTATAGCATAAGCATTAAACGTCAAGAGCACAAGAAGAATACTTTAAGGAATGAAGAAAAAACATACTTAAGAAAAATTTCTAGAAGAATATATGCTTATTATGAGGATTTTGTTAATGAAGAAAACAACTACCTAGCGCCAGATAACTATCAAGAGAAGCCGTTTAAGGGAGTTGCACATAGAACATCTCCAACTAATATAGGTATGGGAATTACTTCGAGCATTGCTGCATATGACCTAGGGTATATAACCATGGCAGAGTTTGTTGATAGAATAGAACTCGTATTAAATAGTATGAAAACTCTTCAAAAGGTGAATGGGCATTATCTAAATTGGTATGATACCAAAACAAAAGAACCTTTATGGCCTAGATATGTATCAACAGTTGATAGTGGAAATCTACTAGGTAATTTGTGGGTGCTAAAGAGGGCTATGGAAGAACTTAAGCATAATAAAGTTATAAGGGTAAAGGAAGTTACATCTTTAAATGATATTTATAAAATAATTGAAGATGAAGCTCCTAATCTGAAACTTAAATTTTCTTCCCATATCAACATTGGAGAATATATAAAGGTATTAAATGAAATTTTATTTAAAATTCAAGATTTAAAGGAAACAGATCAGATAATTAGCTTAAAGCAGAAACTTAAGTCAGAAAAAGATAATATGAATAATGAAAACAACTTAAGTGATGAAGAACAAAATAGTATAGGTGAATTAAAAATTGAGAGTGAAGAAGCAAGATACTGGATTGATAAGCTTATAGGTGAGGTTAGAAAAAAGATTAACTATTATAGCTTTATTTTTGAAGGTATAGAAAAGTTATATAGTAAGGAGTTTTTCGAAGGAGTACCAGATATTGTTGAATTAATCCACAGATGCGAGAATTATAGAAGAAAAAATGGGGATAGTTTCAGAGGCAAATTTAGAGAAAAGATAAATAATTTCAAAAATTATATAGATAAAATAGATAATATAATACAAGATATTGATAAAATAACAGAAGAAATGGATTTTACTTTTCTGTATGATAAAACTAGAGGACTATTCTCCATTGGATATAATGTAGAGGAAAATTCTCTTGGAAACTCCTATTATGATTTGCTTGCATCTGAGTCAAGAATAGCATCTTTTGTCGCGATAGCTAAAAATGATGTGCCTTATTCTCATTGGTTTAAGCTAGGACGTTCCATGACTAATGCATTCCATACTCATTCACTAGTATCTTGGAGTGGAACTATGTTTGAGTATTTTATGCCATCATTAATAATGAGGAATTATCCTAAGACTTTACTCAGTCAAACTTATAAGTCTGTCATAAAGGCACAAAAAAGCTTTGCTAAGCAAAAGAAAGCTCCTTGGGGAATATCAGAATCTGCATTTTATGAATTTGATGCAGCGGAAAATTATCAATACAAGGCATTTGGAGTACCTGGACTTGGTCTTAAAAGAGGACTTGAAGATGATCTTGTAATATCTCCATATTCAACATTAATGGCTATTTCTTTTGATAAAGATTCTGGAATTAAGAATCTTAAAGAACTTGAAAAGTTAGGAGCATTAGGAAGATATGGTTTCATAGAAGCTTTAGATTATACTAAAGCTAGGAAAGATAAGTACATAATGACACTTTCTAAAAGTGATCTTCTTGAGCAGAATATTTCAACAAATGGAAAAAATTATACACAAAATGTGGATAAGTATGAGGATTATGTGGATAACTACGAAAAAATAGTGGATAATACACAGGATAAAAATACAAGTTATATGAATGATAAGCATGTTGATAATGTGAATAATGTGGATAAGAATGATGAAATCAGTAGGATTCACATGAATAATGACGATGATAGTAATTATGATAACTCAAGTTATCCACAGAAGGTCAATAAAGTTGCAACTTATATGGTACACCATTTAGGAATGTCACTTATGGCTTTAGATAATATTCTATGCAATGATATTTTGATAAATAGATTTCATGATCTTCCTGAGATAAAATCTACAGAACTTTTACTAAAAGAGAAAATTCCACAAAATGTTGTCTTTGAAAGAAATGAGGATTTTTCTGTTAAGAATAGATATTTTGAGGGAGAGGTTTTAATTCCAAGAGTATTTGAAAAAGTAAATCAGGACAGTCCACAAGTATTACTATTAAGCAATGGTGAATATTCATCTATGTTAACAGTAAACGGAAATGGATATTCAAAAAAGAATGATACTATGCTCTATAGATGGAAGGGAAATTCTACAAGTGATGATAGTGGAATGTTCTTCTATATAAAGAACTTAAATTCAAATGAATATTGGAGTTCAACCTTTGAGCCTTGTAAGGATCCTGGAGATAAGTATTCAGTTGAGTTTAATCTAGATAAAGCGAAGTTTAGTAGAAAAGATGGCAACATTGAAACTTCGATGGAAGTTTCAATATCATCAGAAGAAAACTTTGAAGTTAGAAAATTAACTTTAAATAACAAAGGAGATAATGGAAGAAGTATTGAAATAACAAGTTACATGGAAGTGACTTTAGCTACATTCAGTGCTGACGTAGTTCACCCAACATTCTCTAATTTATTTGTTCAAACAGAATATGATGAAAAGGAAAGTGTTCTTATAGGAAGTAGAAGAGGTAGAGTTAAGAATGCAAAAATTCCATATATTTTCCATAAGGCGGTTGTTAATGGAGACTTAGAAGGAAGTATTTCATATGAAACTTCAAGAATAAACTTTATAGGAAGAAATAGAGAATTGAAGAATCCAAAAGCTATGGATAATGATAAAGCTTTAGATAATACTGTGGGAACAGTTTTAGATCCTATAATGAGTATAAGAACGAGAATTAGATTAGAGCCTAACTCCAAGAAGGAAATTTATTATATAACTGGAATATGTGAATCAAAGGAGCAAATACTTGAAATATGCAGAAATAACAATGACAACAGTAAACTAGAAAGAGTATTCAAAAATTATAGCATAAGTGCACAGCTTGAACTAAAGACTTTAGGAATAAGAAGTGCCATAGCTAATATATTCCAAAGCGCTGCAAGCTCAATTTTCTTTCTAACTAATACTAGAAAAAATAGAGAAGAATATATTAGGAATATTTCAAGACATCAAAAGGATTTATGGGCATATGGAATCTCAGGAGATTTACCTATTATAATGCTATCTATAGAAAATGAAGAAGACATAAATTTAGTATATACTATGGTAAAATTCCACAATTACTTAAGAATTAAGGGAGTTAAGCTAGATTTAATTATATATAATAATGAAGAAGTTTCTTATGATGAACCACTTCAAAAAAATATAATGGAAGTAATAAGGTCATCCAATGTAGGTAATTACCTTAATAAAGCAGGTGGAATATTTATTCACAATAAGGCAACCATGGATGTTGAAATCAAGAATTTACTAATAGGAATTTCTAGAATATATGTAGATAATAATAATCCGTTAAGTTCATATGCATATAATGAAAAGAATTTTAATAGATATATGGACTTAGATGATGAGGGATTAGATTCACGTATAGCTTTAAGAAATAATTCAAGGTTCAAGGATAAATATAAGAATGAAAATACTAACCAAGATACAGATGGCGAAAACATACCTTATGAAGTATATGATAATGATGAAGAAGTAATTAATATTCATGATTTAATAAAGAATATTAATGAGCCAGAAGATCAAGATGATATTGATGAATTAGAAATAGATAAGAAATCTAATCAAAGTAAGAAGGAAAGAGAGTTAGTTTATAATTCAGAAATTTCAAGTTTAGTTGATTTAGATTTGGATGTATCAAAAGATTCTAATAATTATGGTAAAAATGCGGATGAAGATCCTGATGTAAGAGATTTAGATTTCTTTAATGGTTATGGTGGATTTTGCAAGAAAGATAATAGTTATATAATAAAACTATCTAATTACAGAAATACGCCAGCACCGTGGATTAATGTTATTTCAAATGATGACTTCGGATTTCATATATCAGAAGTAGGATCAGGATATACTTGGTGTGGAAATTCTAGAGAAAATAAAATAACACCTTGGAGTAATGACTATATTAGAGATCCTATAGGAGAAGCATTATATATTAAAGATAATGACTCAGGTGAGTATTTTTCAATAACACCAAAACCTGTAAGAGATTCAGGTGATTACTTAATAAAACATAGCTTTGGATACTCTGAATACAGACATACAGCATATAATATAAAAGGAAAATTAGAAATTTTTGCTCCTAAAAATGAAAGATTAAAAATTCAGAGGGTTACGCTAGAAAACTTAAGTAATGAGGATAGAAGTATTTCACTATTCTACTATGCAAAACTTGTTTTGGGTGTTTATGAGTATGATAGTTCCAGATATATCTCAACATATATAGGTGGAGATGAATCAAAATATAAAGAAACAGTAGATATAGTAAATGGAAGCAGCATTAAAAATAGTAATGAAGATTTCACATTCAAAAATAAATTTATAGGTGCTCATAATCCATACAGTGAATACTTTGGAAAGTTAAATGCTTACTTAACCATTATAGGTGGGAAAGAATTGAGTTTCACTGGAGACAATAAAGAGTTTTTAGGTATTGGAGGAGAAACCTTTAGCCCTGAGGCTCTAAAACATAATAGGTTAAGTAATAGGTCTGGTGGGATCTATGACCCTTGTTTAGCAGCACAAACAAGCATTGTGTTAAGAAAAGGTGAGAAAAAGGAGCTGCTAATCCTATTTGGTCAAGATGAAAAAGAAAAAATAGATGAATTAATAAGTAAATACAAGATTTTTGGAAATGCAGAAAGTGAATTAGATAAAGTAAAACAATATTGGAGCAATTTCCTAGGAAATATACAAGTTAAGACACCAGATAAGTCATTAGATTATCTTTTGAATGGATGGCTTTTATATCAAACTTTAAGTTGTAGATATTTAAGTAGAAGTGCATTTTACCAAAGTGGTGGTGCTTATGGATTCAGAGATCAGCTTCAAGATTCTATGTCACTTGGCTTTGTAAGTCCAGAAATAACAAAGGCGCAAATACTAAGAAGTGCTTCAAGACAGTATGTAGAAGGTGATGTTCAACATTGGTGGCATCCTGTTGTTAATTCGGGAATAAGAACTAGATTTAGCGATGATTTATTATGGCTGCCTTATGTAACTGCTGAGTATATTAATTCAACAGGAGATTACGATATTTTAAATGCTACTGCTCCGTACTTAGAAGATGAACCTTTAAGAGAAGGTGAGGATGAAAGATATACGATAGTAAATCAATCATCAAAAGAAGGAACTATATATGAACATTGTTTAAAAGCTATAGAAAAAAGCTTGAAGTTTGGTATTCATAATATTCCTTTAATGGGTAGTGGAGACTGGAACGATGGAATGAGTACTGTTGGAAACGAAGGAAAAGGAGAAAGCGTATGGCTTGGCTGGTTCCTATATTCAATATTAGAAAGCTTTATTCAAATTGCAGATAAACAAAACGATAAGAAAACAAAAGAACATTTTGAAGAAAGAAGAGAGTTTATACGAGAAAACCTAGAGAAGAACGCTTGGGATGGCGGCTGGTATAGAAGAGCATACTTTGATGATGGTACACCTCTTGGCTCAAGAGAAAATCCAGAATGTAGAATTGACTCATTAGCTCAGAGTTGGGCAATTATATCAGGCGCAGGACAGAAGGAACGTAGCATTGAAGCAATGGAAGCCGTGGATAATAACCTTGTAAAGAAAGATAAGGGAATGATCCTATTGCTTGCACCACCATTTAGTAATTCTAAGTTAGAACCAGGTTATATAAAAGGATATGTGCCAGGTGTAAGAGAAAATGGAGGCCAATATACTCATGCTGCGGTTTGGGTTATACTTGCTTTAACTAAACTTGGGCTAGGTGATAAAGCAGTAAGCTACTTTAATATGATAAATCCTATAAATCATGCAAAGACAGAGTTAGAGTGTATGACATATAAAGTAGAACCTTATGTAATGGCAGCGGACGTGTATATAAAAGAGCCTCATGCAGGAAGAGGAGGCTGGAGTTGGTATACAGGAGCTTCAGGATGGATGTACAGAGTTGGCGTTGAAAATATCTTGGGACTTAGAAAGGTTCAAGACAAGGGATATGCTATAAATCCTTGTATACCAAAATCTTGGAACGAATTTGAAATAAAGATTACAAATGAAAGAGAAGATTACACTATAAAAGTATCTAGATTAAATCAAGAAAATATTAATGAAGTTAATAATAATCAAATGAATAACAGTAAAAATAAAGTTAACAATAGTGAAGTTATTAGAAATAAAAATGAGGAGATTAATTGTGAAAGTAGAATTAGCAAGCAAGGAAGGAATATAGTAAATACTAATAATATGAAGGTGATTATAAATGGTGAGAATATAAAGGATAATATCATTCCGAGAAATCGCGGAAAATTAGATGTGTTTGTGTATTTTTAG